Part of the Labilibaculum antarcticum genome, TCAAAAAGAAGAACGTTGGAAGCTTTCAGTTAATAAGGACCGTAAAGCACTTGAAATAGTAATGGATCTTGGTGCGGATGCTAAGGGAGTAATCTATTTGTTTGATATCACCAGAGATACACTTAACCTGGCTTTTGTTGCGGAAGAATCTGTTGACTGGAATACGCATGGGATTAGTGTTTGTGCGATGCCTAAGAATAAAGAAGTGCTTAAAATAAAGTTGGATGATATTGACTTGGAAAACGTTCAGGTTGTTTTTCACAAGATGTGGGAAGCAATGCCGAAAAGATTTAAGAACGTAACTACTTTATTTGAGCTTAAAGAATATGGAGTTACGGATTCGGGTCCTGAGGTCAGTAGTTTTATCATCCGGTTTAAGATGAAAAGACCCCGCCGAAGTAATTCTATACAGTTTTAAACATAAAGGAATCCATTTCTTTGGTGATTAAGCCTTTTAAAAATACTTCGTCAAAAACAATGAAAAAGCACGATTTTTCTAAATGAAACAGCCTGAAAACTCATCATTTTTACTATCTTTGTTTTACTTTTGTTTGCAGGTTCTGGAAGGAGTGTAATGTGTTGATTGTTAATGTGTTTTGTCTTTTCTTCCGTTGCTGTTTTTTATCTCTTTTTTTAGAGGAAAGCTTCCCTGAGAATAAATTAATTTTTGTACAAAAAAAATATTAGAATATAAGATCATGATTTGATCAATAATTATTTGATTATTGGTCTTATTATTTGATTGACAACTAAAGATCGGATAAATGAGTGATTCAGAAAATAAGCCAAGAGTGAAGAATGAATATTCAGCGGATAGTATTCAGGTACTGGAAGGATTGGAAGCGGTTCGGAAACGCCCTTCCATGTATATTGGTGATGTAAACGTTAAAGGTTTGCACCATTTGGTATATGAGGTGGTAGATAACTCAATTGATGAGGCCTTGGTTGGATATTGTAAAAATATCGATGTATTTATCAATGAGGACAATTCCATTACCGTTAAGGATGATGGTCGTGGTATTCCTACTGAATTGCACGTGAAAGAAAATAGATCGGCTCTTGAGGTAGTAATGACTGTTCTGCATGCTGGTGGTAAATTCGATAAGGGTTCATACAAGGTATCTGGTGGTTTGCACGGTGTTGGTGTGTCTTGTGTTAATGCATTGTCAATACTTTTAACTGCTGAAATCCATCGTGATGGGAAAGTTTATCGTCAGGAATATTCTAAAGGGAAACCTTTGGCTCCTGTCGAAACAATAGGAGAATCTGATTTGACAGGAACTTATATTACTTTTAAGCCAGATGATTCAATTTTTCTAGTTTTAGAGTATAAATACGATATTTTAGCGGCACGTTTAAGAGAACTTGCTTTTTTAAATAAAGAGATTCGATTGAATCTTACAGATAAACGGGATTTGAATGAGAATGGCGAATGCCGTTTCGAATCATTTTATTCAGAAGAAGGGTTAAAAGAGTTTGTTGAATTCCTTGATAGCACAAGGGAACGATTAATAGAGGAAACGATTCATTGTTCATACGATAAGAATGAAGTTCCTGTTGAAATAGCTCTTCAATACAATTCTTCTTATTCTGAAAATATTCACTCTTACGTGAATAATATTAATACAATCGAAGGGGGAACTCACCTTACAGGTTTCCGTCGTGGATTGACCCGAACTTTAAAAACATTTGCTGATAAATCAGGAATGTTGTCAAAATTGAAGTTTGATATTAGTGGCGATGATTTTCGTGAGGGATTAACTGCAGTTGTTTCTGTGAAAGTTGCAGAACCTCAGTTCGAAGGTCAAACCAAAACAAAATTAGGAAACTCAGAAGTAAGTCTTGCTGTTGATCAGGCCGTAAGCACAATGCTGGCTAATTATCTGGAAGAACATCCAAAAGATGCCAGAACTATTGTACAGAAGGTTATAATGGCTGCTACGGCTCGTCATGCAGCTAGAAAGGCTCGTGAATTAGTTCAGCGGAAAACTGTTTTGGGCGGGTCTGGCTTGCCAGGTAAATTATCTGATTGTTCCGATAAAGATCCTGTTAACTGTGAAGTATTCCTTGTCGAGGGTGATTCGGCGGGTGGTACTGCCAAACAAGGTCGTGATCGTAAATTTCAAGCGATTCTTCCACTAAAAGGAAAGATTTTGAATGTTGAGAAAGCCATGCAACACAAGGTTTTCGAAAGCGAAGAAATCAAGAATATATTTACAGCCTTAGGTGTTACAATAGGAACCGAAGACGATAGTAAAGCTGCTAATGTTGAAAAAATTCGTTACCACAAGATTGTTATCATGTGTGATGCGGATGTTGATGGTAGTCATATTGCAACTCTTATCATGACCTTCTTTTTCCGTTACATGAAATCATTAATCGAAAGTGGTTACTTGTATATTGCTACACCTCCTTTGTTTTTGGTTAAAAAAGGAAAGAATGAAGAATATTGTTGGAGTGAAGGTCAACGCCTACGCCTAATTGAACAATGGGGTGGTGGAAAAGAATCTGGTATGCACATTCAGCGTTACAAAGGTCTTGGAGAGATGAGTGCTGAGCAATTGTGGTCAACAACAATGAATCCAGAGGCTAGAACTTTACGTCAGGTAACCATTGAGAATGCTGCTGAGGCAGATCATACATTCTCAATGTTGATGGGAGACGATGTTCCACCAAGACGTGCCTTTATTGAAAAGAATGCAACTTATGCAAATATTGATGCCTAAGTAGTAAGATACATAATGTGAAGCCCTTGAGAATACCTCAAGGGCTTTTTTTTATGATTTCACAAGAGATGTTTTGACTCTTATTTTTGTCATGTAAGGGAAATTGAATACTTTACTAGTCGTAAATTTTAATCGTAAAAAGATGAATGTTTGTGTATTTTGTTCTTCGAGTAATTCTGTAGCTGAAAAGTATTTCCAGGAAGCTAGAAATTTAGGTTTGGCAATCGGTACTGCTGGACATAATTTGGTGTATGGAGGAACCAATATAGGGCTTATGAATCAGGTTGCCGTTTCGGTGAA contains:
- the gyrB gene encoding DNA topoisomerase (ATP-hydrolyzing) subunit B, with the translated sequence MSDSENKPRVKNEYSADSIQVLEGLEAVRKRPSMYIGDVNVKGLHHLVYEVVDNSIDEALVGYCKNIDVFINEDNSITVKDDGRGIPTELHVKENRSALEVVMTVLHAGGKFDKGSYKVSGGLHGVGVSCVNALSILLTAEIHRDGKVYRQEYSKGKPLAPVETIGESDLTGTYITFKPDDSIFLVLEYKYDILAARLRELAFLNKEIRLNLTDKRDLNENGECRFESFYSEEGLKEFVEFLDSTRERLIEETIHCSYDKNEVPVEIALQYNSSYSENIHSYVNNINTIEGGTHLTGFRRGLTRTLKTFADKSGMLSKLKFDISGDDFREGLTAVVSVKVAEPQFEGQTKTKLGNSEVSLAVDQAVSTMLANYLEEHPKDARTIVQKVIMAATARHAARKARELVQRKTVLGGSGLPGKLSDCSDKDPVNCEVFLVEGDSAGGTAKQGRDRKFQAILPLKGKILNVEKAMQHKVFESEEIKNIFTALGVTIGTEDDSKAANVEKIRYHKIVIMCDADVDGSHIATLIMTFFFRYMKSLIESGYLYIATPPLFLVKKGKNEEYCWSEGQRLRLIEQWGGGKESGMHIQRYKGLGEMSAEQLWSTTMNPEARTLRQVTIENAAEADHTFSMLMGDDVPPRRAFIEKNATYANIDA